The following proteins are co-located in the Gordonia polyisoprenivorans genome:
- a CDS encoding FAD:protein FMN transferase, protein MRTDPVSSDWTFEALGTVWAITTDRPLSDRVRAAVGAELDRIDRFWSRFRPDSTVAEMSRRAGRYRLAREDRCLLEWYRELYDATGGALTPLVGQILDDAGYDADYSLTPDRAVPAPAWDDVIDWDGTELVVHTPVLLDVGAAGKGFAVDRVASIVADHTERYLVDAGGDMVISPRDEPVRIALEHPLDPTKAIGLVELTGGALCASAANRRMWGDWHHIVDPTTAAPTREVMATWVYAADAMTADGLATALFFTAATELIGLGARHGRTSALSVGSDIAGFRFAGTDLPDHVTIRGNGVVEHTSIPGLELFV, encoded by the coding sequence GTGCGTACCGACCCGGTGAGTAGCGACTGGACGTTCGAGGCGCTCGGCACGGTCTGGGCGATCACCACCGACCGGCCGCTCTCGGATCGTGTGCGGGCGGCGGTGGGTGCCGAACTCGATCGCATCGACCGGTTCTGGTCACGCTTCCGGCCGGACTCGACGGTCGCCGAGATGTCCCGCAGGGCCGGCCGGTACCGCCTCGCCCGCGAGGATCGGTGTCTGCTGGAGTGGTATCGCGAGCTCTACGACGCCACCGGTGGTGCCCTCACCCCGCTGGTCGGGCAGATCCTCGACGACGCCGGATACGACGCCGACTACTCGTTGACGCCCGATCGCGCCGTGCCCGCGCCCGCGTGGGATGACGTCATCGACTGGGACGGTACCGAATTGGTGGTCCACACCCCTGTCCTGCTCGACGTCGGGGCAGCCGGCAAGGGCTTCGCGGTCGACCGGGTGGCGTCGATCGTCGCCGACCACACCGAGCGCTACCTCGTCGACGCCGGCGGGGACATGGTGATCTCGCCGCGCGACGAACCGGTACGGATCGCCCTCGAACACCCCCTCGACCCGACCAAGGCGATCGGACTCGTCGAATTGACCGGGGGTGCGCTGTGCGCGTCTGCGGCCAACCGTCGCATGTGGGGCGACTGGCACCACATCGTCGACCCGACGACGGCCGCCCCCACCCGTGAGGTCATGGCCACCTGGGTGTACGCGGCCGACGCGATGACCGCGGACGGCCTCGCGACCGCGCTGTTCTTCACGGCGGCAACGGAATTGATCGGCCTCGGTGCGCGTCACGGGCGGACGTCGGCACTGTCGGTCGGCTCCGACATCGCCGGGTTCCGGTTCGCCGGCACCGACCTACCCGACCATGTGACGATTCGCGGCAACGGAGTCGTCGAGCACACCTCGATCCCCGGATTGGAGCTGTTCGTATGA
- a CDS encoding FMN-binding protein, with protein sequence MTRSIRTMVRKDEFVTVTRATGVVAAVAALGLATAACGSDDATASDTTQSTGAAASGTSATSAAGGSGEYKNGTFSATGHYVSPGGPQQIGVTVTLDDSTITKVDLDRSQTRGTSAEFQAKFASGINSEVVGKNIDDLDVHKVSGSSLTSGGFNDAIAQIKSQARA encoded by the coding sequence ATGACCCGATCAATCCGGACCATGGTCCGCAAAGATGAGTTCGTGACCGTGACCCGCGCGACCGGGGTGGTTGCCGCCGTAGCCGCGCTCGGCCTGGCGACCGCCGCATGCGGTTCCGACGACGCGACCGCCTCCGACACCACCCAGAGCACCGGTGCGGCGGCCTCGGGCACCTCGGCGACCAGTGCCGCCGGCGGCTCCGGCGAGTACAAGAACGGAACCTTCAGCGCCACCGGTCACTACGTCTCCCCGGGCGGCCCGCAGCAGATCGGTGTGACCGTCACGCTCGATGATTCGACGATCACCAAGGTCGATCTGGATCGCAGCCAGACCCGCGGAACGTCGGCCGAGTTCCAGGCGAAGTTCGCCAGCGGGATCAACTCCGAGGTGGTCGGCAAGAACATCGACGATCTCGACGTGCACAAGGTGTCCGGATCGTCACTGACCTCCGGTGGCTTCAATGACGCCATCGCCCAGATCAAGTCGCAGGCGCGCGCCTGA
- a CDS encoding VWA domain-containing protein: protein MGRHSNEPADSGRTPGRPGDGQSGAATDDFGFEHRKVRSSRRGALLWGLGALVVVAALVTGFVVWRTVDSGACHGDRTSVTVAADPTIASALRDSAATVSANSCYDYSVDSVAGSAAPGLLTSGDQRPDLWVPDSQLQARRVITQVRQELDLTSPSLVSTPTVVVGKNVPQLASWEQVMKLPDLRAGSPVDTSSGDAPIVGALAEVNANKLTEDQLLEGMTVLAVQQNNVRLTNDSEGTRLNLANASEVPAVTTEQQYVLFMRTHPGSQLKFAIPADGTVLLDYPLVNTAGSSRKGDADDAGKALAAGIAGNAAQPLADAAFRKPNGVPVGGDHPYGTGQPVQVLTLRDPAEVDKALRQWQVLGVPIRTLVVEDTSGSMQQRVGSETRAQLLIDASLQGLKLFPNNAEIGGWAFSQNRGPGGQDWVSLSDIRRLDAPAANGKTHRDELAAAVTQGLAPQNLGGATGLYDTTLAAFKQVQSTYDPTYSNSVIIMTDGENEDPGSISLDELITELKKLEDPARPVLVLTIGISSDADTDALKQIADATGGTSYVAKTADDISSVFVNAIQARVAAAGR from the coding sequence ATGGGGCGGCACAGCAACGAGCCCGCGGACTCCGGGCGCACGCCCGGCCGACCGGGTGACGGTCAATCCGGCGCTGCCACCGACGACTTCGGTTTCGAGCACCGCAAGGTGCGGTCGTCGCGCCGCGGCGCGCTGCTGTGGGGACTCGGCGCCCTGGTGGTCGTCGCCGCCCTCGTCACGGGATTCGTGGTGTGGCGGACCGTCGATTCGGGGGCCTGTCACGGCGACCGGACGAGCGTGACCGTCGCCGCCGACCCGACGATCGCCTCGGCATTGCGGGATTCCGCGGCCACGGTCTCGGCCAACAGTTGTTACGACTACTCGGTCGACTCGGTGGCCGGCTCTGCCGCCCCGGGTCTGTTGACCAGTGGTGATCAGCGCCCCGATCTGTGGGTGCCGGATTCGCAATTGCAGGCTCGCCGCGTCATCACCCAGGTCCGTCAGGAACTCGATCTCACCTCACCGTCGTTGGTGTCCACGCCCACCGTCGTCGTCGGCAAGAACGTGCCGCAGCTGGCCAGTTGGGAGCAGGTCATGAAGCTGCCCGATCTGCGCGCGGGCAGCCCGGTGGACACCAGCAGCGGCGACGCACCGATCGTCGGCGCGCTCGCCGAGGTCAATGCCAACAAGCTCACCGAGGATCAACTGCTCGAGGGCATGACGGTACTTGCGGTGCAGCAGAACAACGTTCGTCTGACCAACGACAGCGAGGGCACGCGCCTCAATCTGGCGAACGCCTCCGAGGTGCCGGCGGTGACGACCGAACAGCAGTATGTGTTGTTCATGCGCACCCATCCGGGTTCGCAGCTGAAGTTCGCGATCCCCGCCGACGGCACGGTGTTGCTGGACTATCCGTTGGTGAACACCGCGGGTTCGTCGCGCAAGGGTGACGCCGACGACGCGGGCAAGGCGCTGGCTGCCGGTATCGCCGGCAACGCCGCACAACCGTTGGCCGATGCGGCATTTCGCAAACCCAATGGTGTGCCCGTCGGTGGCGATCACCCGTACGGCACTGGTCAGCCGGTGCAGGTGCTCACGCTGCGCGATCCCGCCGAGGTCGACAAGGCACTGCGGCAGTGGCAGGTGCTCGGCGTGCCGATCCGCACGCTCGTCGTCGAGGACACCTCCGGATCGATGCAGCAGCGCGTCGGTTCCGAGACCCGGGCGCAGTTGTTGATCGACGCGTCGTTGCAGGGACTGAAGCTCTTCCCGAACAACGCCGAGATCGGCGGTTGGGCGTTCAGCCAGAACCGCGGGCCGGGCGGCCAGGACTGGGTGTCGCTGTCCGACATCCGTCGGCTCGACGCGCCCGCGGCCAACGGAAAGACCCACCGTGACGAACTCGCCGCCGCGGTGACGCAGGGGCTGGCGCCGCAGAACCTCGGCGGGGCGACGGGTCTCTACGACACCACCCTCGCCGCGTTCAAGCAGGTCCAGAGCACCTACGATCCGACCTACTCCAACAGCGTCATCATCATGACCGACGGCGAGAACGAGGATCCCGGCAGCATCAGCCTCGACGAGCTGATCACCGAGCTCAAGAAGCTCGAGGATCCGGCGCGTCCGGTACTCGTGCTCACCATCGGCATCTCCTCCGACGCCGACACCGACGCGTTGAAGCAGATCGCCGACGCGACCGGCGGGACCTCGTATGTCGCCAAGACCGCCGACGACATCTCGTCGGTGTTCGTCAACGCCATCCAGGCTCGCGTGGCGGCCGCCGGCCGCTGA
- a CDS encoding type II toxin-antitoxin system Rv0910 family toxin codes for MAKTSDSIDLELSPADTWTAASDLSRFDEWLVLHGGWRSPVPQPHELRKGLKVTSIVKVKGNPVRIDWVVDKYVEGSEVRLKGSGKGGIKVKLDLSVEPRSSGSTITFLVDLGGLPLMGPIGMATAKVIHGDLHTSLTTFQQKFG; via the coding sequence ATGGCGAAGACGAGCGACTCCATCGACCTCGAGCTGTCACCTGCAGACACCTGGACCGCGGCGTCGGATCTGTCGCGTTTCGACGAGTGGTTGGTGCTCCACGGTGGATGGCGCAGTCCGGTGCCGCAGCCGCACGAATTGCGCAAGGGACTCAAGGTGACCTCGATCGTCAAGGTCAAGGGCAATCCCGTGCGCATCGACTGGGTCGTCGACAAGTACGTCGAGGGCAGCGAGGTGCGGCTGAAGGGTTCGGGCAAGGGCGGGATCAAGGTCAAGCTCGATCTGTCGGTGGAGCCCAGGTCCTCGGGATCGACGATCACATTCCTCGTCGACCTCGGTGGTCTGCCGTTGATGGGGCCGATCGGGATGGCGACGGCCAAGGTGATCCACGGTGACCTGCACACATCGCTGACGACTTTCCAGCAGAAGTTCGGCTGA
- a CDS encoding DNA-3-methyladenine glycosylase, with the protein MQVHRRRPEPCPTGRDRLTAAIADPDTTVGARALLGAVLVGHDVTLRITEVEAYAGPRDPASHAFVRTARSEIMYGPPDRLYVYRIHGHFCANVVTGPDGLASAVLLRAGEVLDGSARAHRRRAAGRAAPVAVSALARGPGNLTRAVGITMDDLGTDLADGTPVTLLPADYRVDPEAISAGPRVGVRRNADLAWRFWLTNDPTVSAYRRHPRAAVGN; encoded by the coding sequence ATGCAGGTGCACAGACGACGACCCGAGCCTTGCCCGACCGGGCGCGACCGGCTGACCGCGGCGATCGCCGATCCCGATACCACCGTCGGGGCCCGAGCCCTGCTCGGTGCGGTCCTCGTCGGGCATGACGTGACCCTGCGGATCACCGAGGTCGAGGCCTATGCGGGACCGCGCGATCCCGCCTCGCACGCCTTCGTGCGCACTGCGCGTTCGGAGATCATGTACGGCCCACCCGACCGGCTCTACGTGTACCGCATCCACGGCCATTTCTGCGCGAATGTGGTGACCGGGCCCGACGGGTTGGCCTCGGCGGTGCTGCTGCGCGCCGGTGAGGTTCTCGACGGATCGGCACGCGCACATCGTCGACGAGCGGCCGGTCGGGCGGCACCGGTCGCCGTGTCGGCGCTGGCGCGTGGTCCGGGCAACCTGACCCGCGCAGTGGGGATCACGATGGACGACCTGGGTACCGACCTCGCCGACGGCACGCCCGTCACGCTCCTACCCGCCGACTATCGGGTCGACCCCGAGGCGATCAGCGCCGGCCCACGGGTGGGTGTCCGGCGCAACGCCGACCTCGCGTGGCGGTTCTGGCTCACCAACGACCCGACGGTGTCGGCATATCGCCGACACCCGCGGGCCGCAGTGGGAAATTAA
- a CDS encoding antitoxin, which translates to MDLKGLVDKAKAALQKNPSLIDKGGDAIDKATGGKYASQVDKAQDAARKAVGAQNPETQNPDTPNQPPQNPA; encoded by the coding sequence ATGGATCTCAAGGGATTGGTCGACAAGGCCAAGGCCGCACTGCAGAAGAACCCGAGTCTGATCGACAAGGGCGGCGACGCCATCGACAAGGCGACCGGCGGCAAATACGCCTCGCAGGTCGACAAGGCGCAGGACGCGGCCCGCAAGGCCGTCGGAGCCCAAAACCCGGAAACACAGAACCCGGATACACCCAACCAGCCGCCGCAGAATCCCGCTTAA
- a CDS encoding HAD-IC family P-type ATPase, with protein MSGLIDTGATNPGLTADEVAERVAAGQVNSMPDRSGRTVADIIRANVFTRINAILGVLFAIVAFTGSFINGLFGLLIVANSGIGIIQEVRAKRTLDRLAIVGQTRPRVRRDGQVHELPPAEVVIDDIIEVGAGDQIVVDGEVVESLVLDVDESLLTGEADAVDKAAGDKILSGSFVVSGSGAYRATKVGADAYASQLAAEASKFTLVSSELMSGINEILKVITWLLIPAGILTIVNQLFISGNGLRASLLGMVAALVPMVPEGLVLMTSIAFAVGVVRLGRRQCLVNELPAIEGLARVNVVCADKTGTLTENGMRLSEVRGVGDAADTISVDDVLAGLAANDRSPNASVLALAEAYPQAPDWHLTAIEPFTSAKKWSGMSFADTSGADRGNWVLGAPDVLLDPDSEPATLASDIGANGLRVLLLGHTDVPVDTVPDAAPTESRSATTVPGTLTPVALVVLEQRVRDDARDTLDYFASQNVEVKVISGDNARSVGAVAQSLGLGSPESAVDARTLPDDPAELADVVSDGVIFGRVRPDQKRAMVAALQSRADTVAMTGDGVNDVLALKDADIGVAMGSGSSAARAVAQIVLLDNKFATLPYVVGEGRRVIGNIERVSNLFLTKTVYAVLLALFVGVAGVAGKIFGFASLSYPFQPIHVTISAWFTIGVPAFILSLAPNNERARTGFVRRVLTQAVPNGIIVGLAAFITYVIVNPGGTGVALGGDSVDLPPAQTQAATATLICLIAVALYVLAVVARPYTWWKIVLLVASVGAYVIIFAWPWTQHMFKLDSSNWDMNAVAFIAAACGIVGVEIVSRLLPRLVGDRDSEHIDGSGHIDGVERESLA; from the coding sequence GTGAGCGGACTGATCGACACCGGAGCCACCAATCCCGGACTGACCGCCGACGAGGTGGCCGAACGGGTCGCCGCCGGGCAGGTCAACTCGATGCCCGACCGGTCCGGGCGAACCGTCGCCGACATCATCCGCGCCAACGTGTTCACCCGGATCAACGCGATCCTCGGTGTGCTGTTCGCGATCGTCGCGTTCACCGGCTCGTTCATCAACGGCCTCTTCGGTCTGCTCATCGTGGCCAACAGCGGCATCGGCATCATCCAGGAGGTCCGCGCCAAACGCACCCTCGACCGGCTGGCCATCGTCGGCCAGACCCGGCCCCGGGTACGCCGCGACGGGCAGGTGCACGAGCTGCCGCCCGCCGAGGTCGTCATCGACGACATCATCGAGGTCGGCGCGGGCGATCAGATCGTCGTCGACGGTGAGGTCGTCGAATCACTGGTCCTCGACGTCGACGAATCGCTGCTCACCGGTGAGGCCGACGCCGTCGACAAGGCCGCGGGCGACAAGATCCTCTCCGGCAGCTTCGTGGTGTCGGGGTCCGGCGCGTACCGGGCGACAAAGGTGGGCGCCGACGCCTACGCCTCGCAGCTGGCCGCCGAGGCGTCGAAGTTCACGCTGGTGTCCTCGGAGCTGATGTCCGGGATCAACGAGATCCTCAAGGTCATCACGTGGCTGCTCATCCCGGCCGGCATCCTGACGATCGTCAACCAGTTGTTCATCAGCGGAAACGGCCTGCGTGCGTCACTGTTGGGCATGGTCGCCGCGCTCGTGCCGATGGTGCCCGAGGGACTGGTCCTGATGACGTCGATCGCGTTCGCCGTCGGCGTGGTCCGGCTCGGGCGCCGCCAATGTCTGGTCAACGAACTGCCCGCGATCGAGGGCCTCGCCCGCGTCAACGTCGTCTGCGCCGACAAGACCGGCACGCTCACCGAGAACGGCATGCGCCTGTCGGAGGTGCGTGGAGTCGGCGACGCCGCCGACACCATCTCGGTCGACGACGTCCTCGCCGGGCTCGCCGCCAACGACCGCAGCCCCAACGCGAGCGTGCTCGCGCTGGCCGAGGCCTACCCGCAGGCCCCGGATTGGCACCTCACCGCCATCGAGCCGTTCACCTCCGCCAAGAAGTGGAGTGGCATGTCGTTCGCCGACACCTCCGGTGCCGATCGCGGCAACTGGGTTCTCGGTGCCCCCGACGTGCTCCTCGACCCCGACTCCGAGCCCGCCACGCTGGCCTCCGACATCGGCGCCAACGGGCTGCGGGTGTTGTTGCTCGGGCACACCGACGTCCCGGTCGACACCGTCCCCGATGCCGCGCCCACCGAGAGCCGTTCGGCGACAACCGTTCCCGGGACGCTGACGCCGGTCGCGCTCGTCGTCCTCGAACAGCGGGTGCGTGACGACGCCCGCGACACCCTCGACTATTTCGCCTCCCAGAACGTCGAGGTGAAGGTGATCTCCGGCGACAACGCACGCTCGGTGGGCGCGGTGGCCCAGTCGTTGGGCCTCGGTTCGCCCGAGTCGGCCGTCGATGCGCGCACCCTGCCCGACGATCCCGCCGAACTTGCCGACGTCGTCTCCGACGGCGTCATCTTCGGCCGGGTGCGTCCCGACCAGAAGCGTGCGATGGTCGCGGCGCTGCAGTCGCGCGCGGACACCGTGGCGATGACCGGTGACGGCGTCAACGACGTCCTGGCCCTCAAGGACGCCGACATCGGCGTGGCCATGGGGTCGGGCAGTTCGGCGGCCCGTGCGGTCGCGCAGATCGTGTTGTTGGACAACAAATTCGCGACGTTGCCGTATGTGGTCGGCGAAGGCCGGCGGGTGATCGGCAACATCGAGCGCGTATCGAACCTGTTTCTCACCAAAACCGTGTACGCGGTGCTGCTCGCGCTGTTCGTCGGCGTCGCCGGGGTGGCCGGCAAGATCTTCGGATTCGCCTCGCTCAGTTACCCTTTCCAGCCCATCCACGTCACCATCTCGGCATGGTTCACCATCGGTGTGCCGGCGTTCATCCTCTCCCTCGCCCCGAACAACGAGCGTGCCCGCACCGGCTTCGTCCGTCGGGTGCTGACCCAGGCGGTACCCAACGGCATCATCGTCGGGCTCGCCGCGTTCATCACCTACGTCATCGTCAATCCCGGCGGGACCGGGGTGGCGTTGGGTGGTGACAGCGTCGATCTCCCGCCCGCACAGACCCAGGCGGCCACGGCCACCCTGATCTGCCTGATCGCCGTGGCCCTGTACGTCCTGGCCGTCGTCGCGCGGCCGTACACGTGGTGGAAGATCGTGCTGCTGGTCGCTTCCGTCGGCGCCTACGTGATCATCTTCGCCTGGCCGTGGACGCAGCACATGTTCAAACTGGATTCGTCGAACTGGGACATGAATGCTGTCGCGTTCATCGCCGCGGCCTGCGGCATCGTGGGTGTCGAGATCGTGTCGCGGCTGTTGCCGCGTCTGGTCGGGGACCGCGACTCGGAGCACATCGACGGCTCGGGGCACATCGACGGCGTCGAGCGAGAATCGCTGGCATGA